Part of the Thermodesulfobacteriota bacterium genome, ACGGCCATTTTTGACGGCGACACCCCGGCCACTGTCCGCCGCCGCCTGCGAGGACGGCCGCCCCAGATCCTGCTGACAAACCCGGAGATGCTGCATCTGTCGCTCCTGGCCCACCACGCCAGTTGGCAGGGCTTCTTCTCCCGCCTCAGTCATGTGATTCTGGATGAGGTTCACACATACCGGGGGGTGTTCGGCTCCCACATGGCCTGGGTGCTGCGGCGGCTGCAACGGATCTGCAGACAACATGGCTGCAGTCCCACCTTTGTCCTCTCCTCAGCCACCATCGCCAACCCTGGCGAACTGGCCTCTGCACTGCTGAACGCGCCGGTTGCTGCGGTGACCGCCAGCGGAGCACCCAGGTGCAGCCGGCACCTGGTTCTCATGAACCCTGAGGCGAGCGCCGCCGGGACCGCGTGTGAGATTCTGGCCATGGCGGTGAGCCGGGGTCTGCGTACCATCGTCTACACCCAGTCCCGGAAGGCCACGGAGCTGATTTACCTTTGGACCCGCCAGCGGCTGGGCAATCTCGGACCACACCTGGCCTCATACCGCGCTGGCTACACCCCCGCCGAGCGACGAGAGATCGAAGGCCGCCTCGCCTCCGGAGCCCTCCTGGGGGTTGTCGCCACCAGCGCTCTCGAGCTGGGCATCGACATCGGCGGCTTGGACGTCTGCGTCCTGGTGGGGTTCCCGGGCAGCATGATGGCCACTTGGCAGCGCGGCGGTCGGGTGGGAAGACGCCAGCAGCAGGAAGCGGCCATCATCCTGGTAGCCCGGGAGGATGCCCTGGACCAGTACTTCATGCGCCACCCCCAGGAGCTTTGTCGCCGGCCTCTGGAGGCGGCGGTGATCAACCCGGACAACGAGGAAATCGCGCGCCGCCATCTGCTGTGTGCGGCTGCCGAGCTGCCCCTGTCCCCTGGCGATCCGCTCTTGGACTCCGATCCGATCCGTGAGGCATTGTCCAATCTGGGCCGAGAGGGCCACCTCCTCATGACCGGTGACGGCAAGGCCTGGTTCTGCGACCGCCGGCACATCCATCGAACGGTGGATCTCCGAGGCGCCGGATCCCCTTTCACCATCCGCCTGACAGGGCGTCCCACCCCCCTCGGCCAAATCGACGACAGGCGCTGCCTCAAGGAATGCCACCCGGGTGCCGTCTATCTGCATCGAGGTGAGACCTATCTGGTCACCGATCTCGATCTGGCGGGTCGGGAGATCACTGCTGAGCCCCGATCCGTCAACTATTTCACCCGTGGCCTGACGAACAAGGAGACCTCTATTCTCCAGCAGTACGAAACCAAGGCCGTGGCCGGAACCCGGGTATCCTGGGGACGGCTCCAGGTGACGGAAAAGGTGGTTGGTTATGAGAGGCGTTTGGTGCATGGCCAGAGGCTGGTGAGCAGTGAAGCCCTGGATCTTCCGCCCGTCGCGTTCGAGACAGAGGGGCTGTGGCTGGAGATTCCGGCTACCATCCGGACGGCAATGGAAAGGAGCCAGATCCACGTCATGGGCGGCATCCATGCGGTGGAGCACGCGGCCATCGGCATCCTGCCCCTCATCGTCCTCTGTGACCGCAACGACGTCGGCGGCATCTCGCAGCTCGCGCATCCTCAGCTGCCTGGCGCGGCGATCTTCCTCTACGACGGCCATGCCGGGGGGATCGGCCTGTGCCGCAAGGCCTTCCAAGAGATTGCCACCCTTCTGGCGGCCACCCGGCAGACCGTAGCCTCGTGCCCCTGCGAGCTGGGCTGTCCTTCCTGCGTCCACTCTCCCAAGTGTGGCTCTGGCAACCGCCCCATCGACAAGGCCGCCGCCATGCGTATCCTGGATGGCCTGCTGGACACCACCGCCACCGCCGCGGGCACCTGGCAGCCGGCGCCGTTAGCCAGACCGAGGCCTGTCGCCGGGTCCTGCCCGGTCCGTCGGTACGGGGTATTGGACGTGGAGACCAAACGCTCAGCCGCGGAGGTGGGCGGTTGGCAGCATCCGGAGAGGATGGGCTTGTCGCTGGCCGTGCTCTATGACAGCAGCACGGATTCCTGCGAAGTCTTTGCCGAGGATCGGGTTCCTGACCTCCTGGCAGCGGTGCAGGACTTGGACCTCTTGGTGGGATTCAACATCAAGCGCTTCGACCGCCAGGTGCTAGCCGGCTATCACCCCCGCGCTTTAGACGGAGTGCCCGTCCTGGACCTCCTCGAGGAGGTGCATCGGCGGCTCGGCTACCGGCTCTCCCTGCAGCATCTGGCGGAGCATAGCCTGGGCCGGCCCAAGACTGCGGACGGCCTGCAGGCCCTCGCCTGGTTCAAGGCGGGCCGCCTGGATCTCATCGCCGACTACTGCCGCAACGATGTGCTCATCACCCGGGATCTGTTCCGACTCGGCCAGGAGAAGGGCTATCTCCTGTTCCGGAACAAGGCCGGCAGCCTGGTGCGGTTGCCGGTGAACTGGTGAGGGCCAGGCTCAGTGGCTGGGCCACACCAGGGGTGCGCTGATCCAACCACTGACCCCGGAGGCATGTTTGACCCGAACCCAGTCGCCCTTCTTCTCCAGAAAGGAAAAGATGACGTTTCGTTTGACCGTCACCACCTTCTCGTAATTGGCTCCGGGCCCCACCCGCAGGTTGGCCTCGGCGACCTTGACAATCACGGTCTTGGCTTCGGACAACAGCGGCAGGTAGATCCAGGCCTTGTCGCCCTCATAGTCCACGGCCTGGGCCCACTGGCCCTTGCGGTCGACGATCTCCAGGGGAAACCCCTGGAAGACCTCCCAGAGGACCTCGGCTTCCGTGCTGGGACCGGAGCGCAAATTGACCCCATCTTTGGAAACGCTCCGATACTCACCCGCCAGGGCCGTCTGCCCAGGCAGGATCATCAGCATCACCAGGGCCGCCAGCAGCCCTGCCCCCGCGGATCGCGCCATCGTGCCCATGCCCGCACCTTTGTGTTATGCCCCGGAGCGTCAAAGGAATCGGATGCCCCCGGGGCAGGTTTTTGTCAGTGTAATCTTGGCCTTTTCGATTTGCAAGACGCCAGCTGGCAACACAGAGCCGCCCACCCGCTGGTCGCCCGCCCGGCTTTCCCCTTGACCGCTGCCTGGCAAGCCCCTAAAGTGGCTCTCGTTAATCCTTAAGGGTCATCTCCTTCAATGCCGGCCCCAAGCCGGCCCTGTCTTGCCCTTGCAGCCACCATGGAGCATCCCCCATTCGTCATCGCCGTCCAGGGACCGGAAGGCTCCCAGGCCTGGCAGGCCGCCCGCACCTACCGACCCGATGCTGCCATCCACACCTATCCTTCCGTGGCCGCGGCCCTGGCCGCCTTTGTGCGGGGCGAAGCCTGCCTGGCTGTGGTCCCGGTGTACAACACCCGCAGTGGTGAGCTCAAGGATCACTTCCGGCTCTTGAAGGACATGGAGCGCGGCTTCTGGGTGGACAACGTGGTCCTCCCCATCGATCTGTCGCTCGGCTCCCTCGTCCTGGACTGCCCCCTCAGGGTCTTGATCAGCGAGGCGCCGGTTTTTCGTCAGTGCGAGGAGTACATCTCTGCCTCGTTTCCCGACGTCACCCTGATGGCCGTTGACAACCTGGATGCGGCTGTCGCTGCCGTGCGGGCGAGCCAGGCTACGGATCAGGGGGTTATCGACCGAGAGGAACGGCTGCGGGCACAGGGCCTCAAGATCCGGGCCCGGGAGCTGGCCCCCCACAACAAGACCCGCTTTGCCATCGTCGGCCACCAGCTGCCTGCCCGCACCGGCTACGACGCCACCGCCATGATCACTGCGCCCCTCAAGGACCGGGTGGGCCTGCTCTACGACATCCTTGGAGAATTCGCCCGCCGCGGGGTCAATCTTCTGGACATGCGGTCGGAGACAGATGTCCTCACCCAGAAGCTCTCTTTCTACATCGAGGCCGAAGGCCACGTGGCCGACGAGGCAGTTCGTTCGGCGGTGACCCGCATCGAAAGCCAGATCATCCAAGAGCCCGGCGCCATCCGCCTCCTCGGCTCCTATCCTCGGGTGGACATGCGGGCCAAGCTCATCCGTGGGGTGGGCTTCATCGGCTCTGGCGACATGAGCCGGTGGTTTGCGGAGCGCCTCACCAACGAGGGGTACACCACCCTGCTCACCGGTCGCGCCAGCGCTGTAAGGCCAGAGGCCATGATCGGGCAGGTGGAGGTTGTGGCCGTCTGTGTACCGATCTCGGTGACCCGGGAGACGGTGCGGCGTTTCGGGCCATTGCTGCGGGCCGGCCAAGCCCTGATCCTCTTGGCTGGCGAGGCCGAGCATACCCTTTCCGAAGCCCTGGCCTGCACCGAGGAGGGCGTGGAGGTGATGCTCATCCACAACCTGTGGGGACCGAGCACGGCCACCATGAAGGACAAGAACGTGGTGGTGGTGCGCACCGAGCGCTCCGGGCCTTTGTGCTCGGAGCTGGAAGCCTTTCTCTACAAGCACGGTGCGGTGATCTCGCGGGACCAGGCCGTCCAGCATGACCTCATGATGGGGGTCACCCAGAAGCTGCCCACGGCCATCTCGGTGGCCTTAGGCATAGCCCTGGCCGCCAACGGCATCGACCCCCAGGCCATCGGCCGCCACGCCACCCTGACGTCCC contains:
- a CDS encoding DEAD/DEAH box helicase codes for the protein MATAGELAAALTASARFASQVVLHEVLPPGPPSFQESAPPWPPFLDALLQANGIASLYSHQVQATAQVRAGRHVVVATPTASGKSLIYNLPVLEHLATQPDSHALYLFPLKALAQDQQRALTELTATLPAECRPSTAIFDGDTPATVRRRLRGRPPQILLTNPEMLHLSLLAHHASWQGFFSRLSHVILDEVHTYRGVFGSHMAWVLRRLQRICRQHGCSPTFVLSSATIANPGELASALLNAPVAAVTASGAPRCSRHLVLMNPEASAAGTACEILAMAVSRGLRTIVYTQSRKATELIYLWTRQRLGNLGPHLASYRAGYTPAERREIEGRLASGALLGVVATSALELGIDIGGLDVCVLVGFPGSMMATWQRGGRVGRRQQQEAAIILVAREDALDQYFMRHPQELCRRPLEAAVINPDNEEIARRHLLCAAAELPLSPGDPLLDSDPIREALSNLGREGHLLMTGDGKAWFCDRRHIHRTVDLRGAGSPFTIRLTGRPTPLGQIDDRRCLKECHPGAVYLHRGETYLVTDLDLAGREITAEPRSVNYFTRGLTNKETSILQQYETKAVAGTRVSWGRLQVTEKVVGYERRLVHGQRLVSSEALDLPPVAFETEGLWLEIPATIRTAMERSQIHVMGGIHAVEHAAIGILPLIVLCDRNDVGGISQLAHPQLPGAAIFLYDGHAGGIGLCRKAFQEIATLLAATRQTVASCPCELGCPSCVHSPKCGSGNRPIDKAAAMRILDGLLDTTATAAGTWQPAPLARPRPVAGSCPVRRYGVLDVETKRSAAEVGGWQHPERMGLSLAVLYDSSTDSCEVFAEDRVPDLLAAVQDLDLLVGFNIKRFDRQVLAGYHPRALDGVPVLDLLEEVHRRLGYRLSLQHLAEHSLGRPKTADGLQALAWFKAGRLDLIADYCRNDVLITRDLFRLGQEKGYLLFRNKAGSLVRLPVNW
- a CDS encoding prephenate dehydratase domain-containing protein; protein product: MEHPPFVIAVQGPEGSQAWQAARTYRPDAAIHTYPSVAAALAAFVRGEACLAVVPVYNTRSGELKDHFRLLKDMERGFWVDNVVLPIDLSLGSLVLDCPLRVLISEAPVFRQCEEYISASFPDVTLMAVDNLDAAVAAVRASQATDQGVIDREERLRAQGLKIRARELAPHNKTRFAIVGHQLPARTGYDATAMITAPLKDRVGLLYDILGEFARRGVNLLDMRSETDVLTQKLSFYIEAEGHVADEAVRSAVTRIESQIIQEPGAIRLLGSYPRVDMRAKLIRGVGFIGSGDMSRWFAERLTNEGYTTLLTGRASAVRPEAMIGQVEVVAVCVPISVTRETVRRFGPLLRAGQALILLAGEAEHTLSEALACTEEGVEVMLIHNLWGPSTATMKDKNVVVVRTERSGPLCSELEAFLYKHGAVISRDQAVQHDLMMGVTQKLPTAISVALGIALAANGIDPQAIGRHATLTSLYGLLAMARVHVQNPRTYAEILATAGQGGKIARDFAQALDQVLSLAEVGDLAGLAALITNNRSYLGEPFLAQFMGQAKAVDETLGQALTL
- a CDS encoding SH3 domain-containing protein, with amino-acid sequence MARSAGAGLLAALVMLMILPGQTALAGEYRSVSKDGVNLRSGPSTEAEVLWEVFQGFPLEIVDRKGQWAQAVDYEGDKAWIYLPLLSEAKTVIVKVAEANLRVGPGANYEKVVTVKRNVIFSFLEKKGDWVRVKHASGVSGWISAPLVWPSH